From Triticum aestivum cultivar Chinese Spring chromosome 7B, IWGSC CS RefSeq v2.1, whole genome shotgun sequence:
TCTGCAAAAGTCAAGGAAGAACTTGTTATTTTCTTTCTTTCAAGTCTTGTAAAGAAAGTTTCATTTGGGGTCGTATCTGAGAAAAAAAGACAAGAACAAACCTAGCCAACTAGGCCATGCTTGGCAGGCCGGCCCGTTAGCATGAGTGCCCGGCCCGACACATGGTTAATCGGGCCGCGCCGGACACGTGGCCCGCCTAGGGCCGTGCCTGGGCACGTGTGCCAGCACGGCACGAcccatttagttttcatttttatagGTCAATAGGCTGAATAATAGGTAGGCTGACAGCTAAACGTGCGCCGGCCCGTTTAATAGTAGCGTCGTGCCTGGGCCAGGGAGGACAGCACGCATGCCCGGCCTGGCACGCGTGCCTGGCCCGTATAACCCGATGCCGACTAGAACGAGGGAACTGAACCAAAACGAAACTCCGCTGATTCAGGACTACCCTTCCCTCCTCTCGCACGGCTCTCCTCCCTCGCCCCGTCGCCTCCACTCCGGCAACCCGCCCTACCCGCCGCCATGCCGACATGCCGACGCCGACCGCCGGCACGCGGCCCGACAACCCAGACCCCGCCTCCGCGCGCCCACGCCGCCGGCTCACGCGCCTCGGCCGGGGTCCGCTCCGTCGCCCGCCTTGACGGCCCGGCCGGGCCCACCACGCGCCGCCTCGGGCGCGCCCGTATCCTTGTCGGTGCGGGCTGGGGCCTATATAAGCCCCTGGACGCGCGCCCGCCCGCGCCCAGGCGCTTCCCCTATCGCGATCGAGGCAGTTGCTGCGGTTCTGCCAAGAGGCGGTGCGGTTCCCAGAAACGCCGAGATCGGAGGCTTTCGTTGGCGGCTTTCCCCGCTGGCATTGGCTGCCGGAGGTCCTTGATTCTGCGAACAAACTCGACGGATTGTCTTAGGTAAATTTCTTCTGCGTTTCCTGTGCCTGATCATGTCGATTCTTCATTACTGTTCATGAATTTGGGATTGTTCTTATCGAATTGGTGCCTCAATGCTTGCAAATTCTGGTGTAAAAATAGCATAACAAGAGATCTCGAGTTGCCTCGAGACTAAACTAATCTTAAAAATAGCTAAACTAAACTAATCTGTTATCCGCCGAAGTAATCTTCAATCTAAATTTAGGAAACGCTGAAAGAATCATATCTTCCAGCACTTGATTGATCTGTTCTTTGCCAAAATTAATCCGAATAACCAATTAGAGCTGCGATCTGTATAACGATCACAACAAATTTGGTACCTGTGGTATGCCAAGAAATCTCAAAAAACAAAAATTGATTCCATCTAAATTTTCTTTCTGATTCCACATACTTGCTGCTATAATTTAGGTGGTTCACTTTTTCGTTGCAAACCAAATTGTTTAGATTTGAAGAAAGAACACTGGAATCTGCATCTAATCTGATATTGTTTAACAAGAAATTGGAGTTGCCTTGAGACTAAACGAATCTGAGAATACCTAGACTAAACTGATCTGTCGATTATAATCTTCAATCTTAATTTAGGAAAACTGTGAAAGCTTATCTATAGCAGTTCGTTAATCTCTTCTTTGCCGAAATTAATCCGAATAACCAATTAGAGTTGCGGTCTATAGAACAATCACAACAAATTTGGTACCTGTGGTATGTCAAAAAATCTAAAAAACGGAAATTGATTCCATCTAAATTTTCTTTCTGATTCCACACGCTTGCTGCCATAATTTATGAATTAGGTGGTTCACTTTTTCGTTGCAAACCATTTTTTTTAGATTTAAAGAAAAGACACTGTAAGCTGCATCTAATCTGATATTGTTTGACAAGAAATTGGAATTGGCTTGAGACTAAACAAATCTGAGAATACCTAGACTAAACTAATCTGTCAATTATAATCTTCAATCTTAATTTAGGAAAACTGTGAAAGCTTATCTCTAGCAGTTGATTAATCTATTCATTGTCAAAATTAATCCGGATAGTCAATTTGAGTTGAGATCTGTAAAATAATCACAACAAATTAGTACCTGTGGTATGTCAAGAAATCTAAAACGTTTGTGAAAACCTGTGATTAAGATACTTAGAAACAACAAAAAATTATTCTATCTAAATCTATCATGATATGTTTCTGTAGCTAGCTCTAGTTAATGTTCAGTGCTTATTATGAATTTGATTTCGTACTGAATGCTTAGGATCTTCCATTGAGTTATGTAAATACTTATAGCAATTTAAAAATGCAGCATAGCCCAGCTTTGTACCTATTGGTTGATAACGTTGTCGGAAATTTAAACTGCTAGAACAAAATACAAGTTGATGACTAAGAATGCTGATTGAAAATCTACTTGTTGCTTCCTTTTCTATGGCATAGTCATAGTAAGATGGTCTTACTGTAGCATAGCCCAGCTTTGTACCAATTTGATTTAGTTGTCGGAAATTTAAACTGCTAGAACAAAATACAAGTAGATGACTAAGAATGCTGATTGACATTGTATGCTTGCAAATTTCCATATATTGTGTACTGTTCTCGTAGCTTACTAACCTGCTAGTTCTTAATGATTTTTTGGTTCATACTGTACTCACATCTTGTTTTTGAAGGTATTTTGGTTATTAAATGGCTATTATTGAAGCATTGGATAGAACACCGGCTTCTGTTACTGGGTCTTCTCCTGCAGTCAGTCCAGAAAACTTCATCAAATGTATGAGGAAGTTTTATCGGCACTGGAAGGAGGATGATACTGAGATATGGGGATCTTCGTGTGCAATTGCTGTTGCTACTCCTCCACCCTCTGAAGACATTCGATAtcagaaatcattagccttgagcACGTGGTTTTTTGGTCATCAGTTCCTAGAAACTATAATGGTCTTTCTCAGTAGGCAGATTCATTTCGTGTGCAGCCAAAAGGACAGTGATGTGCTTAAACCTTTGAAGATGCTTGTTTCTAAAGAAGTCGGTGTTGATATCGTGTTGCATATACTGAAAAAGGGTGATGATGGATCTGCCTTAATAGATGAGATCATACGTGCTGTATGTGCGCATTCTGAATCAAACAATGTTGTTATTGGTCACTTAGCAAGAGAGAAGCCTGAAGGCAAGTTTCTTGAAGCATGGTCTGAAAAGCTGCACAGATCGAGGTTAAAGCTTTTTGATGTGTCAAGTGGCATCTCTGAACTTCTTGCTGTGAAAGATGCCACCGAGATTATGTATGTGAAGAAGGCTGCATTTTTGGCTGCTTCGGTTATGCGGAAGTATGTAGTTTCTAAGGTGGAGAAGATCATAGAGGATGAAAAGAAGATAGCACATTCAAAGCTGATGGTTCTGACAGAGAAGATACTACTTTCCCCAATAAATGTAGATGTTAAACTGAAGGCAGATAATGTTGACATATGCTACCCACCTGTTTTTCAAAGTGGAGGCAAGTATGACCTTAGGCCATCTGCTTCTAGCAACGATGATGATCTGCACTATGATTCTGGAAGCGTCATCATCTGTGCTCTGGGAGCCAAGTACAGTGGCTACTGCTCAAATGTCGCAAGAACCTTCCTGATTGATTGTAATGCAGAAAAATGCAATGCATATAAAGTCCTCCGTCAGGCGCATGATGCTGCTATTGCTGCTTTGACACCAGGTAGCAAGTGTTGTTCCAGTTATCAGGCTGCAGTTACTGTGATCAGGGACAAAGCTCCTGAACTTCTTCCTTTCCTTACCAAGTCAGCTGGAACAGGAATTGGTATCGAGTTCCGTGAATCTTGGCTGTCCTTAAGTGAGAAAAATGGCCGGACGCTAAAGGAAGGGATGATTTTCAATGTTTCACTTGGGTTTCAAAACCTTATAGACAAGACCAACAATGAGAAGACCAAGGAATTCTCCCTATGGCTAGCTGACACTGTTCTGGTCTGCAAGGAAAATCCAAAAGTCTTGACATCTTTTATCTCCAAGGCTGACAGCGATGCCTTCTACTTATTTGATGAGGAAAATGCAGGATTACCTGCTGTGAAACAAGCTCCGGAAGCAAACGTTATGGTCCCGGTTAAACCAGTGCTAAATCCATTGAGAGAAAATCTGCGATCCCATAGCAGGACACCTAAGGAGGAACTTAGGAAACAGCTTCAGTCAGAAATCTTAAAGAAGAAAACAAGTGAGGCAGCAGTGAGAAGTGACGTTGCTGATCATAAGTTGTTGGAGGGGCTTGGTCGTTCCAGAGCTATGGATGAACTGGTTGCATATAAGAATGCAAATGATGTGCCTGTTTCCAATCGACTGGACATTATTCAGGTGGACAAACAGAATGAGGCTATCCTGTTACCAATATATGGAGTTACTGTTCCCTTTCATGTTTGTACCATAAAAAAAGCAGAAATTCGTGGGGAAAGCAGCAGTGGAGTTTATGTCAGCATTACATTTAATGTCCCTGGCACTGCTTCTGGTCTTCAAGATCCCCGCTTGCAGAACCTTATTTTTTTGAAAGCAGTCACCTTCCTCTCAAAAAACAGAAATCATGCTGAAGAGGTTATTAAATCGGTGAAGACTGTTCAAAAAGGAGTCACCGAAAGAGCTAGGAGAGCGAGCTTGGTTAGTCAGGAAAGGCTTCAACTATGTGACGGAATGAGCAGGGATAGGATTCAGTTTCCTGATTTGTGGATACGGCCATCATTTGGTGGCCGTGGGCGGAAGGTCGCTGGAACTTTGGTGGCCCATGTCAATGGTTTTCAATATTCTGCATCGAAAACTGAAAAGGTGGATATTATGTTCAGCAACATAAAACATGCCTTCTTCCAGCCAGCTGAGAGAGACATGATAACGCTGCTCCACTTCCATCTGTACAATGAAATCATGGTGGGCAACAAGAAGACTAGAGATGTGCAGTTCTACACTGAAGTGATGGATGTTGTGGACGCGGTTGGTCTTAAGCGCCATTCAGCACGGGATCCTGATGAGATTGAGGAAGAGCAGCGTGATAGGGCACGAAGGAAGAAAATAAATGGACAGTTTGAGCTGTTTGTGAAAAGGGTTGTTTCCGTTTGGTCGCAGCCAAGATTTCAGCAGCTCGGCTTACATTTTGAAAGGCCATCACAGAAGCTTGGCTTCAATGGAGTCCATGGCAGAACTACTTGTTTTATAGTTCCTACTCCTAGTGGCCTGGTACAGCTTGTTGAGTCACCGTTTCTTGTGACTTCGTTGAGGGAGGTTGAGATAGTATGCTTGGAAAGGGTGGCCCTGGGGCAGAAATCCTTCGACATGGTGTTTGTATTTCAAGATTTAAAGCGAGATGTTGTCCGCATAGAGGTCATTCCAATGGCATCTCTTGACAAGATCAAAGATTGGCTTAATGACAGCAACTTGAAGTACTATGAATCAAAGCTGAACCTCAACTGGCGAATGGTCCTCAAGAAGCTCGACGAGCCAGGTTGTGACACAAATGACAGGTGGGAATTCTTGAATCCAGATGCTACTGACTCAGATTCGGAGGATTCCGAGACAGACGATGATAAGTACGAACCTTCTGATGCGGAGTCAGCCTCTGATTCGGATGATGAAGACAGCGACAGCGAATCGGTGGTGGATTCTGGCGAGGATGAGGCTGTCTCGGCTGGCtcagatgacgacgacgacgctgcCGAGTCATGGGACGAGATGGAGCGCAAGGCGAGGGATGCCGACATGGAGATGGGCAGCGAATCCGACAGCGAAGACGAGAGGCAGCGGCGGAGGGAGAAAGCAAAACGGCAGTTGAATCCCCAGCAGTCCAAGGGTGTTCCCCAGAAGAGGCAGCGTGTCAACTGAAGGCTAGATTTCGGTTCCTCCTAGCAGTAGTAGTAGTTTCGATTTCACTGCGAGTTTTTATCCATGCCCTTTTGGCGTCTGTCGTCTCCAGTAGTGGTGTTGACTTATTGCTATATACTTCCAGCTAGCAGTTTTGCATATTTCGAAGACAAGTTCTAAATATATGCCCCTGTCATTTCTAACACGTCAAGTTTTCTACTTACTGGTGTTCACTTGAGCACACTATTTAAttctcaaaaagaaaataaaaatttgAGCACACTATTTTTTCTCATTGTTTTGTGACACAGTTGGAACTTACTCCTATTTTCATGACTCTCTGCTGCCAGCATCAGTAAAATTCATATGTATGCATCACAATGTCAGCCTACTCCTATTTTCATGACTCTCTGCTGCCAGCATCAGTAAAATTCATATGCATGCATCACAATGTCAGCCATGTTTGACTAATAAGTAGTAGTATAAAGAGTAGTAGGATAAAAATTTGATCCCCGCTTACATGCATCACAATTCATATGCATGCATCACAATGGCAGGCCTACAATGAGCGCTTCAAGTGCTCGCTCGACGACTCGAGGAGGACGCCGTTGCCCATGTAACTGGCGACTTCCGCAAGGTAATGTGTTGTTTCGTTCTTATCTTCCTGCACATTCAGTCTTGATACCATAGTCTGCTAGCCTATACCTGCATCCATGGAATAGTTTTGCCAACTGCAAAATTCGAACTTCCCCAAGGCAAAATTGGACATCGTTATTGCCTACTGTTAAATTCAAGATCCTGTACATCTGGAAAATGTGGTCTTGATTGGTTTTATCTTCGAAGGTGATAAATGATTCCATGATTCTGACCTGGCATTCTTTTGGTACTCTGTTTATTTCAAAATTCGTTCGTAGCTGTGCTGTCATTTACAATGGTTTTCCTCCCGCATTATGGTAAAATGCCAAGGAGGTCTATGGATTTAAATATTCACTGATATAAAAATAAGTTACTTTTCTTTTAGGGGAATAAAAATAAGTTACTGTCGATGCTTTTGTGAGTACTTAGTTCTTTCTCCCAAGAGAACCATAAAAAATGCCTCTCTCTGTTTCATGCTGTACCGAGaaaggcttttgccccgctttatataaagcaaaccgcccaagccaaacatccaacaaggttcacacacacacacacataccaagTCTCACAAAGCACAAAGTAGAACAGAGGGTTAATGCTGAGGGTGCAGCTCAACAAGCCCTGAACACAAAACAACACACTCACACACAACAACCCGAGTAACAAGTCTAATCGGGCtccggaggagggggcggcggcgggggcgccaAGCGGAAGGCCATCGAGCGAAGGTCGGCGAGGAGGGTGTTGGTGGCGTCCTggtcctgggggcggctaagcggccgccagagctgcaagtaaccacaTAGTTTGAAGATCGCATCAGTCGCACGGCGGAGAGGAGTCTTCTAAATAACCAGCTTGTTGCGAATAGTCCAAAGCGTCCAAGCAAGGACCCCAACGCATAGCCGTCTAATATGACGGTGGCTAGGAGGGGAGGCGTGGATCTTCGCAAATAGGTCAGGGAAGTTGGTATTACACCATTGTCCACCGACCGTCTCGTGGAAGCAGGACCACAGGAACTGTGCTGTGGTgcaggagaagaagatgtggttagcatcctcCACCGTGTCACACATGGGGCACATCCTGTCGCCAGGTCCATTGCGCTTGAGGACATCCCAGAGGGAAGGCGTCCTCGCATCCACTGCCACATGAAGATCCTGATCTTTAGGGGCAAGCAAATATTCCATATCAGGCTAAAGGGCTCAGGGGCCGTCGACGGAGCGATGGCCGAGTATAAGGACTTCGTGGAGAAGCGGCCAGAGGGCTCCAGGCGCCAAGAGACGGAGTCAGAAGTGTCCTCGACATCCATCAAGAGAAGGGCGATGTCTTGGAGAAGGGAGTCCCAAGCGGCCATCTCCAGAGGGCCGAAGGGACGCCGGAAAGCgagacgccctaagtcaataagggctgTCTCGACAGAGATCCTAGGATCCTCCGCAATGGCAAGGAATCGTGCGGCCAGGGGTGAGTAGCCAACCCATCGATCGAACCAAAACAGGGTCGCGGATCCGGAGCCAACCAAGATGGACGTGCCAATACGCAGCACGGGGAGAAGCTGGATCACGGCCTACCAGAACTGGGAGCCACCGGAGCGCTGACAGAAAGCTAAAGGTTGGCCCCGAAGGTACTTATTCCGGACAATGGTGAGCCAGAGGCCTCCCTCCCCATTGGCAATACGCCAGAGCCAACGGGTCAAGAGAGCAATGTTCATGCGCCGGGAGGACAAGATCCCAAGGCCAccctggtccttgggtttgcaAATGTCTGGCCAGCTCTTCATGCTGTTAACTCGTGAAATTTCTAATGCAGTATTGAATCCCTTTAGGCAAATGATATGTGTAATGCTACTCCACTATTCTAGTAGTTCTGAAGGGAAGTAATCAACAAATAGTTCTTTACCTGTTCTGCCTCGTAGAAGCATGTATATTCAAGCTCAACCTTATTCTGCCCTATTTTGGTCTTTCACTTACTATTAAACAGCTCAGCATGATACGTATGGCTTGATTCTCAGTTTGCTTTGTGCGCCTCTCTCTGTAGGGAGATATATGCATTCTTGAAGTTGTAGTACTTGTGTGAGTTCAGTCCTTGAATCTGTGCTTAATATTTGTTGTATGTAGATGTGCTACTCAAGTTGATATAAGGCTCTCCCTACAATAGTGTGTTTAGATTTTCGGTGTCACTGTCCTAGCAGTTTTCATTTGCTTTCCCAGTGATCTCTGTTTTGGCCTATGAAAGTATAGTTGTGTAATGGTGTCTGATTTTATCCATGTCCTAACACTTCCACAGTTTTCGCTATGCAACTTTTTCTGCCATGTCATCTCCAATTCTGTCTTGTCTATAGGCTTGACTAAATTACACTTTGTTTCCTAAGAAATGGTGTACTGTTTTGAGTGGggcgaattcaaatttagttcctACTCCCTTTGATCTGTTTGATCGTGGGCAAGttttatgcagagaaaatatattTTGCATGACACTTCTCTTTCTGAGTTTACTCCCAATTCTCTTATATCTGTTTTTCTTTTGTGTATATGTGCAGTATgtttagttatttttattgcacGCACATCCAGTGAAAGATTCTGTGGTAATTAATTTTAATTGTTTCTGCTGACACTTCTTGCCTAATTAACCAACCAATGTTAGTTTCTTCCTATGGTGTCAATCTTATGCGCAGTTCTAATTTTGTCACACTACTCATCAGGTTAAATGAAGCAAACATGTAGTTGTACGCTGTTCACATCGTTACCATGCTATAGCTTTTGAGGCAACACAGTATACAGAAACAATTGACATATGGCTCAGCTGGACATATTCTTGTTGACTTGCTTCTTGGGAAAGCTCGCTTTTGTTTATTACCTTTATTTATGTCTGATTTCCTTTTCCAGATTCTGGCTGCAGTTAGAGTTTGTTGCTTAGTGCTGCTGGACAGTTTAAAGGCTCTGATTTTTTGTTTATGTGCTTCAACCAGGCaattaagggcctctttgattcgcaggactGTCGAAATGAAGGAATAGGAAAAATGCAGGAATAGGTTGGCATGTCCCACAGTATCCTAC
This genomic window contains:
- the LOC123157425 gene encoding FACT complex subunit SPT16-like yields the protein MAIIEALDRTPASVTGSSPAVSPENFIKCMRKFYRHWKEDDTEIWGSSCAIAVATPPPSEDIRYQKSLALSTWFFGHQFLETIMVFLSRQIHFVCSQKDSDVLKPLKMLVSKEVGVDIVLHILKKGDDGSALIDEIIRAVCAHSESNNVVIGHLAREKPEGKFLEAWSEKLHRSRLKLFDVSSGISELLAVKDATEIMYVKKAAFLAASVMRKYVVSKVEKIIEDEKKIAHSKLMVLTEKILLSPINVDVKLKADNVDICYPPVFQSGGKYDLRPSASSNDDDLHYDSGSVIICALGAKYSGYCSNVARTFLIDCNAEKCNAYKVLRQAHDAAIAALTPGSKCCSSYQAAVTVIRDKAPELLPFLTKSAGTGIGIEFRESWLSLSEKNGRTLKEGMIFNVSLGFQNLIDKTNNEKTKEFSLWLADTVLVCKENPKVLTSFISKADSDAFYLFDEENAGLPAVKQAPEANVMVPVKPVLNPLRENLRSHSRTPKEELRKQLQSEILKKKTSEAAVRSDVADHKLLEGLGRSRAMDELVAYKNANDVPVSNRLDIIQVDKQNEAILLPIYGVTVPFHVCTIKKAEIRGESSSGVYVSITFNVPGTASGLQDPRLQNLIFLKAVTFLSKNRNHAEEVIKSVKTVQKGVTERARRASLVSQERLQLCDGMSRDRIQFPDLWIRPSFGGRGRKVAGTLVAHVNGFQYSASKTEKVDIMFSNIKHAFFQPAERDMITLLHFHLYNEIMVGNKKTRDVQFYTEVMDVVDAVGLKRHSARDPDEIEEEQRDRARRKKINGQFELFVKRVVSVWSQPRFQQLGLHFERPSQKLGFNGVHGRTTCFIVPTPSGLVQLVESPFLVTSLREVEIVCLERVALGQKSFDMVFVFQDLKRDVVRIEVIPMASLDKIKDWLNDSNLKYYESKLNLNWRMVLKKLDEPGCDTNDRWEFLNPDATDSDSEDSETDDDKYEPSDAESASDSDDEDSDSESVVDSGEDEAVSAGSDDDDDAAESWDEMERKARDADMEMGSESDSEDERQRRREKAKRQLNPQQSKGVPQKRQRVN